From one Nodosilinea sp. PGN35 genomic stretch:
- the ccsB gene encoding c-type cytochrome biogenesis protein CcsB, translating into MDLIALQGWLDNASFAVLFAAMLLYWCGVAFPKATLLPSLGTATMAVGNLTIAALLAARWIEGGYFPMSNLYESLFALAWGVTAMHLVAERMSRSCLVGAVTAPIAMAITAFATLTLPDTMQGSEPLVPALKSNWLMMHVSVMLLSYAALLVGALLAIAFLLVTRGQAVELRGSSVGTGGFRNVKLHRAEDDAAQAPPAMAMSAGGAAVLEKPATVALSPQRLTLADTLDNISYRMIGLGFPLLTIGIIAGAVWANEAWGSYWSWDPKETWALITWLVFAAYLHARITKGWQGRRPAILAATGFVVVWICYLGVNILGKGLHSYGWFF; encoded by the coding sequence ATGGATTTGATTGCGCTTCAGGGCTGGCTCGACAATGCATCCTTTGCGGTGCTGTTTGCGGCAATGCTGCTCTACTGGTGCGGCGTGGCCTTTCCCAAAGCTACCCTGCTGCCATCGCTAGGCACCGCCACCATGGCCGTGGGCAACCTCACCATAGCCGCCCTGCTCGCCGCCCGGTGGATCGAGGGAGGCTACTTCCCCATGAGTAACCTCTACGAATCGCTGTTTGCCCTGGCCTGGGGCGTTACCGCCATGCACCTGGTGGCCGAGCGCATGAGCCGCAGCTGCCTGGTAGGGGCCGTCACCGCCCCCATTGCCATGGCCATTACCGCCTTTGCCACCCTGACTTTGCCCGACACCATGCAGGGTTCAGAGCCCCTGGTGCCCGCTCTCAAGTCAAACTGGCTGATGATGCACGTCAGCGTCATGCTGCTGAGCTACGCGGCGCTGCTGGTGGGGGCGCTGCTGGCGATCGCATTTCTGCTCGTCACCCGGGGCCAGGCGGTCGAACTCAGGGGCAGCTCCGTCGGTACCGGCGGCTTTCGCAACGTCAAGCTGCACCGGGCTGAGGATGACGCCGCCCAGGCCCCTCCGGCAATGGCAATGTCCGCCGGGGGCGCGGCGGTGCTGGAAAAACCCGCTACCGTCGCCCTCTCGCCCCAGCGGCTGACCCTGGCCGACACCCTCGACAACATCAGCTACCGCATGATTGGCCTGGGCTTTCCGCTGCTCACCATCGGCATCATCGCCGGGGCGGTATGGGCCAACGAAGCCTGGGGCTCCTACTGGAGCTGGGATCCCAAAGAGACCTGGGCGCTGATCACCTGGCTAGTGTTTGCCGCCTACCTCCACGCCCGCATCACCAAGGGTTGGCAGGGCCGCCGTCCGGCTATCCTTGCGGCTACGGGGTTTGTGGTGGTGTGGATCTGCTACCTGGGGGTGAATATTCTGGGCAAGGGGCTGCACAGCTACGGCTGGTTTTTCTAG
- a CDS encoding DUF3352 domain-containing protein has protein sequence MVLQSKLLQKKPPLLLPLAAALLFIGGGALTFWATSRRGQIARTLPTGANAIPADALAVVALSSDEAQWRRLRQFGTETTQAQFDQLLVQWRDRLLADQDLNFARDIQPWVGPEITLAVLPVETGPSDLPPSLPAPELALASNLVVVIPIADANRAQSDLGNRLGEAELAEDAPYRGITLQQIEGEGETPLYAAVLDAETAVLSPQLPLLKRAIDAYRGGESLIDRPGVGKAFEQITETRPLARFYVDVPALAQTVAQAADPPIEASRLRAFQTPRGLVGAIAVQNRGVGLQGISWLEPGSQTFATNSRADQMPQRLPTGTLVAVSGGDFQQFWEDFETGEQLSALLPVRAADLALGLQTATGLNLQENLLPWMAGEFALGVLNPPPAAPAEADTPPLPNPALVLMVKTNDREAATATFAQLDAVMESRYRFAVEPADVGNLPVTRWTAPFNSLVITHGWLEGDIAFLAVGEGIAQLVAPTPNRALGENALFQTTTGSAPRPNNGHFFINLEALSGVENNLLLPPLPQDGLLSSEAIEAIGVTASVLSDRQVRYDITAALKRGNRPGPLPDGASPAPAEAAPEASPEPEAAPPAAAPE, from the coding sequence ATGGTACTGCAATCTAAGCTGCTGCAAAAGAAACCCCCGCTGCTGCTGCCCCTGGCCGCTGCCCTGCTCTTTATTGGCGGCGGCGCGCTGACCTTTTGGGCCACCTCCCGACGGGGGCAGATAGCTAGAACCCTGCCCACCGGGGCCAACGCGATTCCGGCCGATGCGCTGGCGGTGGTAGCCCTGAGCAGCGATGAAGCCCAGTGGCGACGGCTGCGGCAGTTTGGCACCGAGACCACCCAGGCCCAGTTTGACCAGCTGCTGGTGCAGTGGCGCGATCGCCTACTGGCCGATCAAGACCTCAACTTCGCCCGCGACATTCAGCCCTGGGTTGGCCCAGAAATCACCCTGGCGGTGCTGCCCGTCGAAACAGGCCCCAGCGACCTGCCGCCGTCGTTGCCCGCGCCCGAGCTAGCCCTGGCCTCAAACCTGGTGGTTGTGATCCCCATCGCCGACGCCAACCGCGCCCAAAGCGACCTGGGCAACCGGCTGGGAGAAGCTGAACTGGCCGAAGATGCGCCCTATCGCGGCATCACCCTCCAGCAGATCGAAGGGGAGGGCGAAACGCCTCTCTACGCCGCTGTGCTCGATGCCGAGACGGCGGTGCTCAGCCCCCAACTGCCCCTGCTCAAGCGGGCCATTGACGCCTACCGGGGAGGGGAGTCTCTGATCGATCGACCCGGCGTGGGCAAAGCCTTTGAGCAAATTACCGAAACCCGCCCCCTGGCCCGCTTCTATGTAGATGTGCCGGCCCTGGCCCAAACCGTAGCCCAGGCCGCCGATCCGCCCATTGAAGCCAGTCGGCTGCGGGCGTTCCAGACTCCTCGGGGGCTGGTGGGGGCGATCGCCGTGCAAAATCGCGGCGTCGGCCTCCAGGGCATCAGCTGGCTTGAGCCCGGCTCTCAGACCTTTGCCACCAACAGTCGGGCCGACCAAATGCCCCAGCGGCTGCCCACGGGCACCCTGGTGGCGGTATCGGGGGGCGACTTTCAGCAGTTTTGGGAAGACTTTGAAACCGGGGAGCAGCTGTCGGCCCTGCTGCCCGTGCGAGCCGCCGATCTGGCCCTGGGGCTGCAAACCGCCACCGGTCTCAACCTCCAGGAAAACCTGCTGCCCTGGATGGCAGGGGAGTTTGCTCTGGGCGTGCTCAACCCGCCGCCCGCCGCCCCAGCCGAGGCCGACACTCCGCCGCTGCCCAACCCGGCCCTGGTGCTGATGGTCAAAACCAACGACCGCGAGGCCGCCACCGCCACCTTCGCCCAGCTCGACGCCGTGATGGAGAGCCGCTACCGCTTTGCGGTCGAGCCCGCAGACGTAGGCAACCTGCCCGTCACCCGCTGGACGGCCCCCTTCAACTCCCTGGTAATAACCCACGGCTGGCTGGAGGGCGACATCGCCTTTTTGGCCGTCGGCGAGGGCATTGCCCAGCTGGTGGCCCCGACCCCCAACCGCGCCCTGGGCGAAAATGCCCTGTTTCAAACCACTACCGGCTCTGCACCCCGCCCCAACAACGGCCACTTCTTTATCAATCTGGAGGCGCTGAGCGGGGTCGAAAACAATCTGCTGCTGCCGCCCCTGCCCCAGGATGGGCTGCTGAGTTCGGAGGCAATCGAGGCGATTGGGGTGACGGCGTCGGTGCTGAGCGATCGCCAGGTGCGCTACGACATCACCGCAGCGCTGAAGCGGGGCAATCGCCCCGGCCCCCTGCCCGACGGAGCCAGCCCTGCACCCGCTGAGGCTGCGCCCGAGGCGAGCCCTGAGCCCGAAGCAGCTCCTCCCGCAGCTGCCCCAGAATAG
- a CDS encoding FAD-binding domain-containing protein: MNRTIVWFRRDLRVSDHEPLLRAAGRGLVVPVFVFDRALLHHPETGAARVAFLLAALHALEADLRALGGRLIVRSGDPVQVLPDLVKATAADGIYAHTDVERIYGRVRDARLNQVLAQRGMKIRWFEPAASAADLIPYPDYRELWYREMGQPLMPTPQRVLVPPEVPSDPLPALDALGHRADEKPIPAASTAAARALLQGFLTDKADRYYWQLSYPSAEATTGLSPHIKFGVISVRECVQTIRSAPDFGDHRLRRSHQQLISRLRWGNGFTQRFRYLPQLELRSLYRTFDDDGWAFDADLYRAWQTGHTGFPIVDAAARCLQATGGYLALNFRTRAIYASFLSNLGGLDWRYGALHFMRHLIDGDCPIDHYQWAMQSGVTHCVDKTWTRIYNPGQVAVDRCDPEGEFIKRWVPELADVPPAQLGSPPTLLGYPAPILNYKTARQRRVKQLEAQRGQFLNASNLLPFLAQMPQDLTPFGVDLYGGEVAWAERTVANLFPAALPLAELDAAQAAALRTWFVAHVNVVPPKARRRPPKPPTGDPNIRQLSLLGNLE; the protein is encoded by the coding sequence ATGAACAGAACCATCGTCTGGTTTCGCCGCGACCTGCGGGTGTCGGATCACGAGCCGCTGCTGCGGGCGGCGGGGCGGGGGCTGGTGGTGCCCGTGTTTGTCTTCGATCGCGCCCTGCTGCACCACCCTGAGACCGGCGCGGCGCGGGTGGCCTTTTTGCTGGCGGCTCTGCACGCCCTGGAGGCCGACCTGCGAGCCCTGGGCGGGCGGCTGATCGTGCGATCGGGCGACCCGGTGCAGGTGTTGCCCGACCTGGTCAAAGCAACCGCCGCCGACGGCATCTACGCCCACACCGATGTTGAGCGCATCTACGGTCGAGTGCGCGATGCCCGCCTCAACCAGGTCCTCGCCCAGCGGGGCATGAAAATTCGCTGGTTTGAGCCCGCCGCCAGCGCCGCCGACCTGATTCCCTATCCCGACTACCGCGAGCTGTGGTATCGGGAGATGGGTCAGCCCCTGATGCCCACGCCCCAGCGGGTGCTGGTGCCGCCCGAGGTTCCCAGCGACCCGCTGCCCGCCTTGGACGCCCTGGGCCACCGGGCCGACGAAAAGCCGATTCCGGCGGCCAGCACCGCCGCTGCCCGCGCCCTGCTGCAAGGCTTCTTGACCGACAAGGCCGATCGCTACTACTGGCAGCTGTCGTACCCCAGCGCCGAGGCCACCACGGGCCTCAGTCCCCACATCAAGTTTGGCGTGATCTCGGTGCGAGAGTGCGTGCAGACCATCCGCAGCGCCCCCGACTTTGGCGACCATCGCCTGCGCCGCAGCCACCAGCAGCTGATTTCGCGCCTGCGCTGGGGCAACGGCTTTACCCAGCGGTTTCGCTATCTGCCGCAGCTAGAGCTGCGATCGCTCTACCGCACCTTTGACGACGACGGCTGGGCCTTTGACGCCGATCTCTACCGGGCCTGGCAGACCGGCCACACCGGCTTCCCGATTGTCGATGCCGCCGCCCGCTGTCTACAGGCCACCGGGGGTTACCTGGCGCTAAACTTTCGCACCCGCGCCATCTATGCCAGCTTTTTGAGCAATCTGGGGGGCCTCGACTGGCGCTATGGGGCGCTGCACTTTATGCGCCACCTGATCGACGGCGACTGCCCCATCGACCACTACCAGTGGGCCATGCAGTCGGGGGTGACCCACTGCGTCGATAAAACCTGGACGCGCATCTACAACCCTGGCCAGGTGGCGGTCGATCGCTGCGACCCCGAGGGCGAGTTTATCAAGCGCTGGGTGCCTGAGCTGGCGGATGTGCCCCCGGCTCAGCTCGGCAGCCCGCCGACTCTCTTGGGTTACCCCGCCCCCATTTTGAACTACAAGACCGCCCGCCAGCGCCGGGTCAAACAGCTCGAAGCTCAGCGGGGTCAGTTTCTCAACGCCAGCAATCTGCTGCCGTTTCTGGCGCAAATGCCCCAGGATCTAACCCCCTTTGGAGTTGATCTCTACGGCGGTGAGGTGGCCTGGGCTGAGAGGACGGTGGCCAATCTGTTCCCCGCCGCGCTGCCGTTGGCTGAGCTGGATGCTGCCCAGGCGGCGGCGCTGCGCACCTGGTTCGTGGCCCATGTCAATGTGGTGCCGCCTAAGGCGCGACGACGCCCACCCAAGCCCCCAACCGGCGATCCCAACATTCGCCAGCTCAGCCTGCTGGGGAACCTTGAATAA
- a CDS encoding endo-1,4-beta-xylanase, with the protein MKRRPFLRYTTTTALAASSLGHVSGQLLASPPPLILRVYLPNGDPLPRFELNRLYFLALNDEPIPHPDRTVEDGILTSQPPSVPFAIALQLLVEGFGDITLYADNQGRGFAPSNFPLVVNGAFARDRLYRVGQACDRWQRQGFGIPQGVRDRLGRAQAYLTQASQAPDLLTQILLWNNALAEGLWAGEEAALSRARQRIARTPPRLNFKLGCNAFAHPTLGADYDRHFAALFTTATVPFYWQPMEPERGQPNYTEVDTQVAWLQQVGIAPKGHPLTWFHEVSVPDWVRPLPYGQVKAALHQRIVAITRRYGSQIPTYDVINEAHIVPWGNELGYDQEQFLDLTRMACEAAQEGYPAVQRVINSCCLWARNVAIYGPPQQSPLSYLKACLAAGIGFEIIGLQLYYPDQDMFEIDRMLDRFVGLGKPIHITEMGCSSGTGTDEVSIMGEALGMWHAPWSEAVQADWVEQIYTLGYSKPAIAAVSWWDLSDQAVFWPFGGLLNRENRPKAAYYRLQGLKKAWGI; encoded by the coding sequence ATGAAACGTCGCCCCTTTCTGCGCTACACCACGACCACGGCCCTTGCAGCTTCAAGCCTAGGCCATGTCTCGGGCCAACTTCTCGCCAGCCCACCGCCGCTGATTCTGCGTGTCTACCTGCCCAACGGCGACCCCCTACCCAGATTTGAACTCAACCGCCTCTACTTTCTCGCTCTCAACGATGAACCCATTCCCCACCCCGATCGCACCGTAGAAGACGGCATTCTCACCTCTCAACCACCGTCCGTTCCCTTCGCGATCGCCCTACAGCTGCTCGTAGAGGGTTTTGGCGACATCACCCTCTACGCCGACAACCAGGGGCGCGGCTTTGCGCCGAGCAATTTTCCGCTGGTGGTGAATGGGGCGTTTGCGCGCGATCGCCTCTATCGAGTGGGCCAGGCGTGCGATCGCTGGCAGCGGCAGGGGTTTGGCATACCGCAGGGGGTGCGCGATCGCCTCGGTCGCGCCCAGGCCTACCTCACCCAGGCCAGCCAAGCCCCCGACCTGCTAACCCAAATTCTGCTATGGAACAACGCCCTGGCCGAAGGGCTGTGGGCCGGAGAAGAAGCCGCCCTCAGCCGCGCCCGCCAGCGCATTGCCCGCACCCCACCCCGCCTAAATTTCAAACTGGGCTGCAACGCCTTTGCCCACCCCACCCTGGGGGCCGACTACGATCGCCACTTTGCCGCCCTGTTCACCACCGCCACCGTGCCCTTTTACTGGCAGCCGATGGAACCCGAGCGCGGCCAGCCCAACTACACCGAAGTCGATACCCAGGTAGCCTGGTTGCAGCAGGTGGGCATAGCCCCTAAAGGTCATCCCCTCACCTGGTTTCACGAGGTCAGCGTGCCTGACTGGGTGCGCCCCCTGCCCTACGGACAGGTTAAAGCGGCCCTGCATCAGCGCATTGTGGCGATCACGCGGCGTTATGGCAGCCAAATCCCTACCTACGACGTGATCAACGAGGCCCACATTGTCCCCTGGGGCAACGAGTTGGGCTACGACCAAGAGCAGTTTCTCGACCTCACCCGCATGGCCTGCGAGGCCGCCCAGGAAGGCTACCCCGCCGTGCAGCGCGTGATCAACAGCTGCTGCCTCTGGGCGCGCAATGTGGCGATCTACGGCCCGCCCCAGCAGAGCCCCCTCAGCTACCTCAAAGCCTGCCTGGCGGCTGGTATCGGTTTTGAGATCATCGGCCTTCAGCTCTACTACCCCGACCAAGATATGTTCGAGATCGATCGCATGCTCGATCGCTTCGTCGGGCTGGGCAAGCCCATTCACATCACCGAAATGGGCTGTTCTTCTGGCACGGGCACCGACGAGGTTTCGATCATGGGTGAGGCGCTGGGAATGTGGCACGCTCCCTGGAGCGAGGCGGTGCAGGCCGACTGGGTCGAGCAGATCTACACCCTGGGCTACAGCAAACCGGCGATCGCAGCGGTCTCCTGGTGGGATCTGTCAGACCAGGCCGTTTTCTGGCCCTTTGGCGGGCTGCTGAACCGCGAAAATCGGCCCAAAGCCGCCTACTATCGGCTCCAGGGGCTCAAGAAAGCCTGGGGTATTTAA
- a CDS encoding GH1 family beta-glucosidase has translation MVYAFPAGFQWGVATASYQIEGAADARGVSVWDVFSQTPGRVLHGDTGAIACDHYHRFRDDVALMAGLGVRHYRFSISWPRILPQGRGAVNDAGLAFYSELVDTLLEFGITPHATLFHWDSPQTLEDEYGSWRSRQMAQDYADYAAVVVKKLGDRVTHWMTLNEIFCFTHIGYGIGHAPEMAPGTVVKTAKEVWQTSHHALLAHGLGCQAIRASSPQPCQVALVDNFLATVPLTDTPADIAAAQAALPLTGTNGGILYPALTGEYHPQLLADLGENAPDILPGDLATIHQPLDSLGFNVYTGVYVRAADNHRGFETLPFPSGYPRMHMPWLHILPDSLYWGVRHLSDTLHRPELRVFISENGCAAQDELTPAGEVLDLDRIQYLQQYLRSAHRVVQEGYPLMGYFVWSFMDNFEWAYGRDRRFGITYIDYATQQRIPKASYHWYAHCVQENRVV, from the coding sequence ATGGTCTACGCATTTCCGGCGGGGTTTCAGTGGGGGGTCGCCACCGCGTCGTACCAGATTGAGGGGGCAGCCGATGCCCGTGGGGTCAGCGTGTGGGATGTGTTTAGCCAGACCCCAGGCCGAGTGCTGCACGGCGACACCGGGGCGATCGCCTGCGACCATTACCACCGCTTCCGCGACGACGTTGCCCTGATGGCGGGGCTGGGGGTGCGCCACTACCGCTTCAGCATCTCCTGGCCCCGCATTCTGCCCCAGGGGCGCGGCGCGGTGAATGACGCCGGGCTGGCCTTCTACAGCGAGCTGGTCGATACCCTGCTGGAGTTTGGCATTACCCCCCACGCCACCCTGTTTCATTGGGATAGCCCCCAGACCCTCGAAGACGAGTATGGCTCGTGGCGCAGCCGCCAGATGGCCCAAGACTACGCCGACTACGCGGCAGTAGTGGTGAAAAAGCTGGGCGATCGCGTCACCCACTGGATGACCCTCAACGAAATTTTCTGCTTTACCCACATCGGCTACGGCATCGGCCACGCCCCCGAAATGGCCCCCGGCACGGTGGTTAAAACCGCTAAGGAAGTGTGGCAGACCTCCCACCATGCCCTGCTGGCCCACGGCCTGGGCTGTCAGGCCATCCGCGCCAGTTCGCCCCAGCCCTGCCAGGTGGCCCTGGTGGATAACTTCCTCGCTACCGTTCCCCTCACCGACACGCCAGCGGATATCGCTGCCGCCCAGGCCGCCCTGCCGCTGACGGGCACCAACGGCGGCATTCTCTACCCGGCGCTGACCGGCGAGTACCATCCCCAACTGCTGGCCGACCTCGGCGAAAATGCCCCCGACATTCTGCCCGGCGACCTGGCCACCATTCATCAGCCCCTCGATTCCCTCGGCTTCAATGTCTACACCGGGGTCTACGTGCGGGCGGCTGACAACCACCGGGGCTTTGAGACGCTGCCCTTCCCGTCGGGCTACCCGCGCATGCACATGCCCTGGCTGCATATCTTGCCCGACAGCCTCTACTGGGGCGTGCGCCACCTCAGCGATACTCTCCACCGCCCCGAGCTGCGCGTCTTCATCAGCGAGAACGGCTGCGCCGCCCAGGACGAACTCACCCCCGCTGGGGAAGTGCTCGACCTCGATCGCATTCAGTACCTACAGCAATATCTGCGATCGGCCCACCGCGTCGTGCAGGAGGGCTACCCGCTGATGGGCTATTTCGTGTGGAGCTTTATGGATAACTTCGAGTGGGCCTACGGGCGCGATCGCCGCTTCGGCATCACCTACATCGACTACGCCACCCAGCAGCGCATTCCCAAAGCCAGCTACCACTGGTACGCCCACTGTGTGCAAGAAAATCGAGTGGTGTAG
- a CDS encoding site-2 protease family protein produces MNGNLRVGNLFGIPFYVNVSWFLVLALVTWQYGSGLAAAFPYLAGALPWVLGLGAALMLFASVLAHELGHSFAAMRQGIGVNSITLFLFGGLAALEKESETPKGAFWVAIAGPLVSFALFGLFSIAGLALPLSGPIAGIVTLLAYINLALGAFNLIPGLPLDGGNVLKSLVWKITGQPYKGLVFASRVGQIIGWTAIAFGVGSVLGLSPVGSVWTLLIGLFLLQNANRTAQYGEVQGRLTGLTAADAMAQDSPVVEAHTSLREFADNALLAAPSAWRKFLVADETGLLVGTVLVDALKQVPREQWDSTPVAAVMESAGDIVTVGAEQPLMEVIKTLEVRKIQALAVIGNDGSLAGLLEKTAIQALLQAPQAA; encoded by the coding sequence ATGAACGGCAACTTACGGGTAGGGAATTTGTTTGGTATTCCCTTTTATGTAAATGTGTCTTGGTTTTTGGTGCTGGCCCTGGTGACGTGGCAGTACGGCAGCGGGCTGGCAGCGGCATTTCCCTACCTGGCTGGGGCGTTGCCCTGGGTGCTGGGGTTAGGGGCGGCGCTGATGCTGTTTGCCTCGGTGCTGGCCCACGAGCTGGGGCACAGTTTTGCGGCGATGCGGCAGGGCATTGGCGTCAACTCGATTACGCTGTTTTTGTTTGGCGGCCTGGCGGCTCTAGAGAAAGAGTCTGAGACGCCGAAGGGGGCGTTTTGGGTGGCGATCGCAGGCCCCCTGGTCAGCTTTGCTCTTTTCGGTCTGTTCTCCATCGCCGGGCTAGCGCTGCCCCTGTCTGGCCCGATCGCAGGCATTGTCACGCTGCTGGCCTACATCAACCTGGCGCTGGGGGCCTTTAACCTGATCCCCGGTTTGCCCCTGGACGGCGGCAATGTGCTGAAGTCTCTGGTGTGGAAAATTACCGGGCAGCCCTACAAGGGCCTGGTGTTTGCCAGTCGGGTGGGTCAGATCATTGGCTGGACGGCGATCGCCTTTGGTGTGGGCTCGGTGCTGGGTCTGAGCCCCGTCGGCAGTGTTTGGACGCTGCTCATCGGCCTCTTTCTGCTGCAAAACGCCAACCGCACCGCTCAGTACGGCGAGGTACAGGGCCGCCTCACCGGCCTCACCGCCGCCGATGCCATGGCGCAGGATAGCCCGGTTGTGGAGGCTCACACCTCTTTGCGCGAGTTTGCAGACAATGCCCTATTGGCTGCGCCCTCAGCCTGGCGCAAGTTCTTGGTGGCTGACGAAACGGGGCTGCTGGTGGGCACAGTGCTCGTCGATGCCCTCAAGCAAGTGCCCCGCGAGCAGTGGGATAGCACCCCCGTTGCCGCCGTCATGGAGTCGGCTGGTGACATTGTGACCGTAGGTGCCGAGCAGCCGCTGATGGAGGTGATTAAGACCCTCGAAGTCCGCAAGATTCAGGCGCTGGCGGTAATCGGTAACGATGGCTCTCTGGCCGGTCTGCTAGAAAAAACCGCGATTCAGGCGTTGCTGCAAGCGCCCCAGGCGGCCTGA
- a CDS encoding ParA family protein, whose amino-acid sequence MIVTVASFKGGVGKTTTAIHLAAFLQGYAETLLIDADPNQSALAWASRGELPFLVVDQWQASAVPTPHGHVVIDTQARPVADDLALLASACDLLILPTTPDILALDALALMVQHLAPLPIAPYRILLTMIPPYPSRAGAEVREMLTATGLPLLQGGIRRYAVFQKAALAGTAVYDVKDPKAELGWQDYVAIGREVLAYAPGG is encoded by the coding sequence ATGATTGTGACCGTAGCCAGCTTTAAAGGAGGCGTGGGCAAAACCACCACCGCCATTCACCTGGCGGCCTTTTTGCAGGGCTATGCCGAAACTCTGCTGATCGATGCCGACCCCAACCAGTCGGCCCTGGCCTGGGCTAGCCGAGGCGAACTGCCGTTTCTGGTGGTCGATCAGTGGCAGGCGAGCGCCGTGCCCACTCCCCACGGCCACGTGGTGATCGATACCCAGGCCCGCCCCGTGGCCGACGACCTGGCCCTGCTGGCCTCCGCCTGCGATCTGCTGATTCTGCCCACCACCCCCGACATTTTGGCCCTCGATGCCCTGGCCCTGATGGTGCAGCACCTGGCCCCCTTGCCTATTGCCCCCTACCGCATTCTGCTGACGATGATTCCGCCCTACCCCAGCCGAGCGGGAGCTGAGGTCAGAGAAATGCTCACCGCCACCGGGCTACCGCTGCTGCAAGGCGGCATTCGCCGCTACGCTGTCTTTCAAAAGGCGGCCCTGGCCGGTACGGCGGTCTACGACGTCAAAGACCCCAAAGCCGAGCTGGGCTGGCAGGACTATGTGGCGATCGGTAGGGAGGTATTGGCCTACGCGCCGGGGGGGTAA
- a CDS encoding EamA-like transporter family protein, whose amino-acid sequence MTIQEFSLLFVAVLASALGQLFLKMGALQLGQVTGANALGLVLSIATTPALLAGLMAYGVGAILYILVLTRVDLSVAAPAAAMIYLASVVIGVVVFKEALSVGRLVGLGLIVGGVVLVASR is encoded by the coding sequence GTGACCATTCAGGAATTTTCTCTGCTGTTTGTGGCGGTGCTGGCCAGCGCCCTGGGGCAGCTATTTCTCAAAATGGGGGCGCTGCAGCTGGGGCAGGTCACCGGGGCCAACGCCCTCGGCCTTGTTCTGAGCATTGCCACAACACCCGCTCTACTGGCGGGGCTGATGGCCTACGGTGTGGGGGCGATTCTCTACATCTTGGTGCTGACGCGGGTCGATCTCAGCGTGGCGGCTCCGGCGGCAGCGATGATCTACCTGGCCTCGGTGGTAATTGGGGTGGTGGTGTTTAAAGAGGCGCTCTCGGTAGGACGCCTGGTAGGTTTGGGGTTGATTGTGGGGGGCGTGGTGCTGGTGGCCTCCCGATAG
- a CDS encoding M48 family metallopeptidase, with protein sequence MTGKTLLVGLRADQFRHPLDLEATRALKQLPGLDVVVRMALAPLAERFFHLDHLASSLRVSDRQLPDLHQSLVEACRILDLEVPQLYVRQNPVPNAYTFAMRGEQPFIVIHTALLELLTPEETQAVIAHELGHLKCEHSVYLTLANLITLAASQLPMGEVLAQSLQNQLMEWVRCAEFTCDRAALLVAQDPRVVASLLMKLCGGSPSLIDQLNVDAFIDQARAYDSLSDDALGEALKQVRTQGLTHPVPVLRAREIDRWASTQDYFALVKNRPDQYNGGSTKGEWRNW encoded by the coding sequence ATGACCGGTAAAACCTTACTGGTAGGGCTGCGTGCCGACCAGTTTCGCCATCCCCTCGATCTTGAAGCTACCCGCGCCCTCAAGCAGCTGCCGGGGCTAGACGTAGTGGTGCGTATGGCTCTAGCTCCCCTGGCGGAGCGGTTTTTTCACCTCGACCATCTAGCCTCTAGCCTGCGGGTTAGCGATCGCCAGCTGCCCGACCTGCACCAGTCCCTGGTCGAGGCCTGCCGCATTCTCGACTTAGAGGTGCCCCAGCTCTACGTGCGCCAAAACCCGGTGCCCAACGCCTACACCTTTGCCATGCGCGGCGAGCAGCCCTTTATCGTCATCCACACGGCGCTGCTAGAGCTGCTGACCCCAGAGGAAACCCAGGCGGTAATCGCCCACGAACTGGGCCACCTGAAGTGTGAGCACAGCGTCTACCTCACCCTGGCCAATCTCATTACCCTGGCCGCCAGCCAGCTGCCCATGGGCGAGGTGCTGGCCCAAAGTCTGCAAAACCAGCTGATGGAGTGGGTGCGCTGTGCAGAGTTTACCTGCGATCGCGCCGCCCTGCTGGTCGCCCAAGACCCCCGCGTTGTCGCCTCACTGCTGATGAAGCTCTGCGGCGGTTCCCCATCACTCATTGACCAGCTCAACGTCGATGCCTTTATCGACCAGGCCCGCGCCTACGACAGCCTCAGCGACGATGCCCTCGGCGAGGCCCTCAAGCAGGTACGCACCCAGGGACTCACCCACCCGGTGCCAGTGCTGCGCGCCAGGGAAATTGACCGCTGGGCCAGCACCCAAGACTACTTTGCTCTGGTGAAAAACCGGCCAGACCAGTATAATGGGGGTTCAACCAAGGGCGAATGGCGGAATTGGTAG